Proteins encoded within one genomic window of Mesorhizobium sp. AR10:
- the rpsR gene encoding 30S ribosomal protein S18 produces the protein MVDINQIPTRRPFHRRRKTCPFSGANAPKIDYKDVRLLQRYISERGKIVPSRITAVSQKKQRELAKAIKRARFLGLLPYVVR, from the coding sequence ATGGTCGACATCAATCAGATCCCGACCCGGCGCCCGTTCCATCGCCGCCGCAAGACCTGCCCGTTCTCCGGCGCCAATGCGCCCAAGATCGACTACAAGGACGTCCGCCTGCTGCAGCGCTACATTTCCGAGCGCGGCAAGATCGTGCCGTCGCGCATCACCGCCGTCAGCCAGAAGAAGCAGCGCGAACTCGCCAAGGCGATCAAGCGCGCCCGCTTCCTCGGCCTGCTGCCCTACGTGGTTCGCTAA